In Candidatus Aminicenantes bacterium, the following proteins share a genomic window:
- a CDS encoding PilX N-terminal domain-containing pilus assembly protein, producing MKTTKNKGSALLLVLIALLILSLIGVSALTQSGSEINTAGNFYKDKSAFYAGDSGIQIGIRQIRLNSTHPENVIFDGTIDKNYFRTGLMSDTLPTKKNVKAFQGFMPPQSAGQAAGMESETNMKNVAWTLVITAESSITTKNRVRKQVETVVTTLVPRDY from the coding sequence ATGAAAACAACCAAAAACAAAGGCTCGGCGCTGCTGCTGGTGTTGATCGCCCTGCTCATCCTGTCGTTGATCGGGGTGTCGGCGCTGACCCAGAGCGGTTCGGAAATTAACACCGCGGGCAATTTTTACAAGGATAAAAGCGCTTTTTATGCCGGTGATAGCGGCATCCAGATCGGCATCAGACAGATACGTCTCAACTCCACCCATCCAGAGAACGTCATATTCGATGGGACAATCGACAAAAATTATTTTCGCACCGGCCTCATGTCCGACACTTTGCCGACGAAGAAAAATGTCAAAGCGTTCCAGGGTTTCATGCCGCCGCAGTCGGCGGGCCAGGCGGCCGGGATGGAAAGCGAGACGAACATGAAAAACGTGGCCTGGACGCTGGTCATCACCGCTGAGAGCAGCATCACTACAAAAAATCGCGTCCGCAAGCAGGTGGAGACCGTGGTGACCACCTTGGTGCCCAGAGATTATTAA